In one Lolium rigidum isolate FL_2022 chromosome 3, APGP_CSIRO_Lrig_0.1, whole genome shotgun sequence genomic region, the following are encoded:
- the LOC124702718 gene encoding uncharacterized protein LOC124702718, whose protein sequence is MSVQSQRRRSQRVKDIRVIYSEEDGETDFCPLKSIKTEIVDPEEASSQEPIGTRSSFGAILALPSPTKTNDAPVADYEAGQNVSLKDLRAQYKAKILETQFIDLENEKPDEEVDLDEPLIALKRKRQKTTPRKAKKKIDAPASPHSPQGEDTISKRDVTSPTQTSPPLHYSRAVKLGRRASDLKHLEIENAIDSTEKMVGEDVCRAEMENRICSRIETEVHEAAVSTFCETNSFECVPEEPVEDNGCVHQPGFITQPTELNVSDHSCELPHSVEAYLDDNVVQNKTTNNVSSSDCINEVSNHQKPLEDISNSDVKMSSIGNELLFCSVGKSCDYYVDNDGYCYPGPVQVNTPEIIRAVEEPSPNDEFNTMQNSCESTEMNCTSLEEAVQMQAEGQLDSVVCHGVRTNDMLLHMNVAQPATDYNFTFDKTLDLVHAANFDTQDGRLESIVFDALNNHVQRKSLDTKTFVGVSDSAVVRSPLVEANAVHDSQLLSASHKEASSKDMNQLNCAMNDGICRSVNDQVAVEDFGLQHQLFQACVEMDKGGCVTSESSSVSKEIQEIPAGASNSAVTHQKASGQTKKSDVYFDEESIEEHTPKKLLSKRKIMSPTSQEKLCNALTGIDLRGVERLKKKIHLEDCDRNRQTLPHTTNRQDQSVVSTDRKIKDRTLSSASKGVLKSTESQSPQLTTCACMRRSSALLDPRKVVEFSERQMHDIENIAANLIRSLKQMRSIVDESLSSEALALLPNVNSAEIRAASEDALEVERTTRKWLTIMNKDCNRFCKILTVEGKKAASHSEVLRKRRKITFADEAGGTLCHVKVFSDGQTSPSECQREL, encoded by the exons ATGTCTGTTCAGAGTCAGAGACGAAGGTCTCAAAGAGTCAAGGACATCCGTGTAATATACTCTGAAGAAGACGGCGAAACTGATTTCTGCCCCTTGAAGTCTATCAAAACTGAGATTGTTGATCCTGAAGAGGCTAGTTCCCAGGAGCCTATTGGAACTAGAAGCTCCTTTGGTGCAATCCTTGCCCTTCCTTCACCAACAAAAACTAATGATGCCCCTGTTGCTGACTATGAGGCTGGACAAAATGTTTCTCTCAAAGATTTAAGAGCTCAATATAAAGCTAAGATCCTCGAGACTCAATTTATTGATCTTGAGAATGAAAAACCGGATGAGGAAGTTGATCTGGATGAGCCCCTTATTGCCTTGAAACGCAAGAGACAAAAGACAACCCCTCGCAAAGCAAAAAAGAAGATAGACGCGCCTGCTTCTCCACATTCGCCGCAAGGTGAAGATACAATATCAAAGAGGGACGTGACTAGTCCTACACAAACTTCCCCACCATTGCACTACTCAAGGGCGGTGAAGCTTGGAAGAAGAGCTTCGGACCTAAaacatttggaaattgaaaatgCTATTG ACAGTACTGAAAAAATGGTTGGAGAGGATGTTTGCCGTGCAGAAATGGAGAACAGAATATGTAGCAGAATAGAAACAGAGGTCCATGAGGCTGCAGTATCTACTTTTTGTGAAACCAACTCCTTTGAGTGCGTGCCTGAGGAGCCAGTAGAGGATAATGGATGTGTGCATCAGCCTGGTTTCATCACCCAACCAACCGAACTAAATGTTTCAGATCATTCATGTGAACTTCCTCACAGTGTTGAAGCATATCTGGATGACAATGTAGTGCAAAACAAGACAACTAACAATGTTTCTTCATCAGATTGCATTAATGAAGTGAGCAATCATCAGAAACCATTAGAGGATATATCCAATTCAGATGTGAAAATGTCTTCTATTGGGAATGAACTTTTGTTTTGTTCTGTTGGAAAGTCTTGTGATTATTATGTAGATAATGATGGATACTGCTATCCAGGACCTGTCCAAGTTAATACACCGGAAATCATCAGGGCTGTGGAAGAGCCTTCTCCAAATGATGAGTTTAATACTATGCAAAATTCATGTGAAAGCACTGAGATGAATTGCACTTCACTTGAGGAGGCTGTGCAGATGCAGGCAGAAGGTCAATTAGATTCAGTTGTCTGCCATGGTGTTAGAACAAATGATATGTTACTGCATATGAATGTTGCACAACCAGCCACTGACTATAATTTTACTTTCGACAAGACTCTTGACTTGGTTCATGCTGCCAATTTTGACACACAAGATGGGCGGCTAGAAAGTATAGTTTTTGATGCTCTGAATAATCATGTGCAGAGGAAGAGTTTGGATACTAAAACTTTTGTTGGAGTCTCAGATTCTGCTGTGGTACGTAGCCCACTGGTTGAAGCAAATGCTGTGCATGATAGTCAACTCTTATCTGCCAGTCACAAGGaggcttcatcaaaggatatgAATCAGCTAAATTGTGCAATGAACGATGGCATTTGTAGATCAGTTAATGATCAAGTAGCAGTAGAAGATTTTGGTTTGCAGCATCAGTTATTCCAAGCTTGCGTTGAAATGGACAAAGGTGGCTGTGTAACATCAGAGAGCTCCTCTGTTTCTAAGGAAATACAAGAAATTCCTGCTGGAGCTTCAAATTCAGCTGTTACTCACCAGAAAGCCAgtggacaaacaaagaagtcagaCGTTTACTTTGATGAAGAATCAATTGAAGAGCATACTCCAAAAAAACTGTTGTCCAAGAGAAAG ATCATGTCACCAACTTCTCAGGAGAAGCTTTGTAATGCTTTGACTGGTATTGATTTGCGTGGAGTTGAAAGGCTGA AGAAGAAGATACATCTTGAAGATTGTGATAGAAATAGACAAACATTACCTCACACAACAAATAGGCAAGACCAATCTGTGGTAAGCACAGACaggaaaattaaggatagaactcTCTCCTCTGCAAGCAAAGGAGTTCTGAAGTCAACAGAATCCCAATCCCCTCAACTGACAACTTGTGCTTGCATGAGAAGGTCATCAGCTCTCTTGGACCCTAGGAAAGTTGTTGAGTTTTCAGAGAGACAAATGCACGACATAGAGAACATTGCAGCAAATCTTATCAGAAGCTTGAAGCAGATGAGGAGTATAGTGGACGAAAGTTTGTCATCAGAGGCACTTGCTTTGCTTCCCAATGTTAATTCTGCTGAG ATCAGAGCAGCATCTGAGGATGCATTGGAAGTGGAAAGAACTACAAGGAAATGGTTGACAATAATGAACAAAGATTGCAACCGCTTCTGCAAAATATTG ACAGTAGAGGGGAAAAAGGCCGCTTCTCATTCTGAAGTGCTGAGGAAACGGAGGAAGATAACATTTGCAGATGAAGCTGGAGGAACGTTGTGCCATGTAAAGGTGTTTAGTGATGGACAAACCTCTCCTTCTGAATGCCAGAGAGAGTTATGA